The following proteins are co-located in the Phocoena phocoena chromosome 1, mPhoPho1.1, whole genome shotgun sequence genome:
- the GUCA2A gene encoding guanylin, with protein MNTFLLSALCLLGAWAALAGGVTVKDGEFSFSLESVKKLKDLQQLQEPRRSRNTGGSLVPILCSSLRFPEELKPLCKEPNAQEILERLEAIAEDPSTCEICAYTACAGC; from the exons CACCTTCCTGCTCTCTGCACTGTGCCTCCTTGGGGCCTGGGCCGCCCTAGCAGGGGGAGTCACCGTGAAG GATGGAGAGTTCTCCTTTTCCCTGGAGTCAGTGAAGAAGCTCAAGGACCTCCAGCAGCTCCAGGAGCCTAGGAGGTCTAGAAATACTGGTGGATCCCTCGTTCCCATCCTCTGTAGCTCCCTGAGGTTTCCCGAAGAACTCAAGCCTCTCTGCAAGGAGCCCAATGCCCAGGAGATTCTGGAGAGGCTCG AGGCCATCGCCGAGGATCCGAGCACGTGTGAGATCTGTGCCTACACTGCCTGTGCTGGATGCTAG